Proteins encoded in a region of the Veillonella parvula genome:
- the era gene encoding GTPase Era, producing MNKNEHFKSGFVAVVGRPNVGKSTLINALIGDKIAIVSDKAQTTRNRIICVYTDESKQIVFMDTPGVHKPKHKLGEFMVDAAIESLKETEAVLFVVAGNEKCGPGDNFIIEQLKRVKVPVFLVVNKIDTLKKEELLEAIVSYQDAYPFAGVIPISAKDKENLSEILKVLEETLPEGPQYFPEDMITDQPERLIISDIVREKILLATRDEIPHAIAVDVDEMKTRDDGTTYIRATIYCERDSQKGIIIGKKGALLKQLGAEARADIQKLLATKVYLDLWVKVKKDWRNKSGMLSELGYRK from the coding sequence ATGAATAAGAACGAACATTTTAAATCAGGCTTTGTTGCCGTTGTAGGACGCCCTAATGTGGGTAAATCTACCTTAATCAACGCTCTTATTGGCGATAAGATTGCTATCGTATCCGATAAGGCTCAAACAACGCGTAACCGTATCATCTGCGTATATACGGATGAATCCAAACAAATCGTATTTATGGATACACCTGGTGTGCATAAACCTAAGCACAAGTTAGGCGAATTCATGGTAGATGCTGCTATCGAGTCCTTAAAAGAAACGGAAGCTGTTTTATTTGTCGTAGCAGGCAATGAAAAATGTGGTCCTGGGGATAATTTTATTATTGAACAATTGAAACGTGTAAAAGTTCCTGTATTTTTGGTAGTCAACAAAATTGATACACTCAAAAAAGAAGAACTTTTAGAAGCAATCGTTTCTTATCAAGATGCATATCCTTTTGCAGGGGTCATTCCTATTTCTGCAAAAGATAAAGAGAACTTATCTGAAATTCTTAAGGTTCTAGAAGAAACATTGCCGGAAGGTCCGCAATATTTCCCAGAAGATATGATTACGGATCAACCGGAACGCCTTATTATTTCCGATATTGTTCGTGAAAAAATCTTGTTAGCTACACGAGATGAGATTCCTCATGCTATCGCTGTAGACGTAGATGAAATGAAAACACGTGATGATGGTACTACCTATATCCGCGCCACAATCTACTGTGAAAGAGACTCTCAAAAGGGCATTATTATTGGTAAAAAAGGTGCTTTGTTAAAACAACTTGGCGCTGAAGCGCGCGCAGATATTCAAAAGCTGTTAGCTACTAAGGTGTACTTGGACCTTTGGGTTAAAGTAAAAAAGGATTGGCGAAATAAATCTGGTATGTTATCTGAACTTGGTTATAGAAAATAA
- a CDS encoding hemolysin family protein: MDSVDGLLPIGFGLLCIFLINFFVVAKFSFARLRKEHVEDMDILLEKDREFLLKLYQNPEYFLNTTQFLILFFILALAGTGTFVFDNIVDRIVAVLNIHSTWMHLVLDIILLLLISLIVLIFGEIVPKALGLSFPTKYVNTYSRIVVAAGKLVYPFIWIASKISNVILGFYKTKYLTELDLVYSEEEIRMMISRSHEEGQLDQVESELIDNVFNFVDRMAKEVMVPRQDVDCVFVEDGYDEAMKVIRSKVHTRYPLCVEDKDHIIGLVHIKDLMERPNQARKDLRNIKRDILTVPEVMKLSTLLQYMRTRRIYLAVVVDEYGGMVGLVGLEDIIEELVGDIQDEHEPHLPATMSYADGSFEFDGKVLVDEVEEIMNIEIDNSDSDTIGGYVFGLLERTPIVGDTVDAHGYIFEVTQMQGYRISRIKVTPIPVEEPTEEENEEA; the protein is encoded by the coding sequence ATGGATAGTGTAGATGGCCTGTTACCCATAGGGTTTGGTCTGTTATGTATTTTTTTAATTAACTTTTTTGTGGTTGCAAAGTTCTCCTTTGCACGCCTTCGTAAAGAACATGTAGAGGATATGGACATCCTCTTGGAGAAGGATAGAGAATTTTTATTAAAGCTTTATCAAAATCCTGAGTATTTTTTAAATACTACACAGTTTTTGATTCTATTCTTTATTTTGGCCCTTGCAGGCACAGGTACTTTTGTATTCGATAATATTGTTGATCGTATAGTGGCGGTTCTTAATATCCATAGTACTTGGATGCATTTAGTGTTAGATATTATTCTATTACTATTAATTAGCTTAATCGTCCTAATTTTTGGTGAAATTGTACCTAAAGCATTGGGCTTATCCTTCCCTACAAAATATGTAAATACCTATAGCCGTATCGTCGTGGCTGCAGGTAAATTGGTGTATCCATTTATTTGGATAGCTAGTAAAATCTCCAATGTTATTTTAGGCTTTTACAAAACAAAATATTTAACAGAGCTTGACCTTGTGTACTCAGAAGAAGAAATTCGCATGATGATTTCTCGAAGTCACGAGGAAGGGCAACTGGACCAAGTAGAGTCTGAGTTAATCGATAATGTTTTTAATTTCGTAGATCGCATGGCGAAAGAGGTTATGGTGCCTCGTCAAGACGTAGACTGCGTATTCGTAGAAGATGGTTACGATGAAGCTATGAAGGTTATCCGCTCTAAAGTACATACACGTTATCCACTCTGTGTAGAGGATAAGGACCACATTATTGGCCTCGTTCATATTAAAGATTTAATGGAACGCCCTAATCAAGCCCGTAAGGATTTGCGCAATATTAAACGAGATATTCTTACTGTTCCAGAGGTAATGAAATTATCTACATTATTGCAATATATGAGAACGCGCCGTATTTATCTAGCTGTAGTAGTAGATGAATATGGTGGCATGGTAGGTCTTGTAGGCTTAGAAGATATTATAGAAGAGCTAGTTGGAGATATACAAGACGAGCATGAGCCGCATTTACCAGCTACGATGTCCTATGCAGATGGTTCCTTCGAGTTTGATGGCAAGGTCCTCGTAGACGAAGTAGAAGAAATTATGAATATTGAAATTGATAATTCTGATTCTGATACAATAGGTGGCTATGTCTTTGGTTTATTAGAACGTACACCAATCGTAGGTGATACGGTGGATGCTCATGGTTACATCTTTGAAGTTACTCAAATGCAAGGATATCGTATCTCTCGCATTAAAGTAACACCTATACCAGTAGAGGAACCAACGGAAGAAGAAAATGAAGAAGCTTAA
- the recO gene encoding DNA repair protein RecO → MKKLNGGFNTPAIVISRKKYKLYSVFTFITPSLGLIKASIPHKRMMTMRNSSYLRPFSAMYITVVPDGEYVNVTQIDGSYVVESLDVNLDNIVYAAVASELIQELFAMYDVDRKVFDTVVNYSKQIRRRNVQLGTIMLGWQLLSLAGVVPSANAFNHQDGIEPFWMQVKETTNLSISRSVKAALPQILAYQWGEDTLLEFPKTIWKELEKLLFAYCEQEIGKPLQSVKFLMSI, encoded by the coding sequence ATGAAGAAGCTTAATGGTGGTTTTAATACGCCAGCCATCGTCATAAGTCGAAAAAAGTATAAGTTGTATTCCGTATTTACGTTTATTACGCCTAGCTTGGGGCTTATTAAAGCATCGATTCCACATAAGCGAATGATGACGATGCGCAACAGCTCCTATTTACGTCCATTTAGTGCCATGTATATTACAGTTGTACCCGATGGGGAATATGTAAATGTTACGCAAATTGATGGCTCTTATGTGGTGGAATCCTTAGATGTAAACCTCGATAATATTGTTTATGCAGCAGTAGCGAGTGAGCTCATTCAAGAGTTATTTGCCATGTATGACGTAGATCGCAAGGTCTTTGATACTGTTGTAAACTATTCCAAGCAAATTCGACGTCGCAATGTACAATTGGGAACGATAATGCTTGGATGGCAACTATTATCTCTCGCAGGGGTTGTCCCTAGTGCTAATGCTTTTAACCATCAAGACGGAATTGAGCCATTCTGGATGCAGGTGAAAGAAACAACAAATCTTAGCATTTCTCGTTCTGTGAAAGCCGCATTACCTCAGATTCTAGCTTACCAGTGGGGCGAAGATACGCTTTTAGAATTTCCCAAAACAATTTGGAAGGAACTTGAAAAGCTACTATTTGCATACTGCGAGCAAGAAATTGGTAAGCCGTTGCAAAGCGTAAAGTTTTTAATGAGTATATAA
- the larE gene encoding ATP-dependent sacrificial sulfur transferase LarE, whose product MNLVEYLMGLGNIAIALSGGVDSTYLAYAAKQSGVLCKAYTVKSQFVPQFEIEDAKKVAELIDIPLKIIDIDVLEYDDITSNPSNRCYYCKHHVFSTISEHARRDGFTILCDGTNASDDVDDRPGMKAIAELSVKSPLRECNLTKTMIRKLAHKADLFTWDKPSYACLATRFQLGQRITFNDLIHIERAEGYLFSLGLSDFRVRLMGNNAKIQVPENQITIVINKRSEILTYFKSMFDDVVLDLEVRS is encoded by the coding sequence ATGAATTTAGTAGAGTATTTAATGGGTCTTGGTAATATTGCAATCGCCCTATCGGGCGGTGTTGATTCAACTTATTTAGCATATGCAGCCAAACAATCTGGAGTTTTATGCAAAGCATATACTGTAAAATCTCAATTTGTGCCACAATTTGAAATAGAAGATGCTAAGAAAGTCGCAGAATTAATAGATATTCCCTTAAAAATAATAGATATTGATGTACTTGAATATGACGATATAACGAGTAATCCAAGTAATCGATGCTATTACTGTAAACATCATGTGTTTTCAACTATAAGTGAACATGCTAGACGTGATGGTTTTACTATTTTATGTGATGGCACTAATGCTAGTGATGATGTAGATGATCGACCAGGAATGAAAGCTATTGCAGAGCTATCTGTTAAATCACCTCTGCGAGAATGTAATCTAACTAAGACTATGATCCGAAAATTAGCTCATAAAGCTGATTTGTTTACTTGGGATAAACCATCTTATGCTTGCTTGGCTACAAGATTTCAATTAGGACAACGAATTACTTTTAATGATTTGATTCATATAGAACGAGCTGAGGGATATCTTTTCTCGCTAGGATTATCTGATTTTCGGGTTCGTTTGATGGGAAATAATGCCAAAATCCAAGTTCCAGAAAATCAAATAACTATAGTTATTAATAAAAGAAGTGAGATCCTCACATATTTTAAATCTATGTTTGATGATGTTGTATTAGATTTAGAGGTGCGTTCATGA
- the larB gene encoding nickel pincer cofactor biosynthesis protein LarB gives MSDNIRALLEQVKNGQVDVDAALLKLKIKPIEDLGFAHIDLHRQIRQGVPEVIYGAGKTTEQIIAIISSMLSYGQEQILLTRLAPNVAAEVQEQHQLTYINAAHIGYIGDLPSQKTESAIAVITGGTSDYKVAEECAITAEFYGNTVYRIYDVGVAGIHRLLQHLNTIMSAKVIVVIAGMEGALASVVGGLVDVPVIAVPTSVGYGTAFGGVTALLSMLNSCASGVTVVNIDNGFGAAYTANMINHIGENK, from the coding sequence ATGAGTGACAATATTAGAGCTCTTTTAGAGCAAGTAAAAAACGGACAGGTAGATGTGGATGCAGCCTTATTAAAGCTAAAAATAAAACCTATAGAAGACTTAGGGTTTGCGCATATTGATCTTCATCGTCAAATACGACAAGGTGTGCCAGAGGTTATATATGGTGCCGGTAAAACTACAGAACAAATAATTGCCATTATCTCCTCTATGTTATCTTATGGGCAAGAGCAAATATTGCTTACACGTTTAGCACCGAATGTGGCTGCAGAGGTTCAAGAACAGCATCAATTGACCTATATAAATGCTGCTCATATTGGTTATATTGGAGATCTTCCAAGTCAAAAAACTGAATCCGCTATAGCAGTTATTACTGGTGGTACAAGTGACTATAAGGTTGCCGAAGAATGTGCTATTACAGCAGAGTTTTACGGTAATACGGTTTATCGAATTTATGACGTAGGCGTTGCGGGTATTCATCGATTATTACAACATCTAAATACTATTATGTCTGCAAAAGTTATAGTTGTCATTGCAGGCATGGAGGGGGCCTTAGCTAGTGTAGTTGGGGGACTTGTGGATGTGCCTGTCATCGCGGTGCCTACTAGTGTTGGGTATGGAACAGCCTTCGGTGGTGTTACTGCGCTACTATCAATGCTAAATTCCTGTGCGAGTGGCGTAACAGTTGTCAATATAGACAATGGATTTGGTGCTGCTTATACGGCAAACATGATTAATCATATAGGTGAAAATAAATGA
- the larC gene encoding nickel pincer cofactor biosynthesis protein LarC produces MKRLFLDCQMGIAGDMLTATLLGLVDNPQTWINQLNQMGIPDVTYSLISKEDKGVEGYRVVVTINGIEESENHKGSSNDQYHSNHHNDYYLHGTHYKDDKHTEKHTHNEHVLHHVHSEKHIHGRGLQEVTNIINSLSISDVCKQNAINVYHLVAQAEAKVHKSTVTQIHFHELGMLDAIADIVAVCVLLEKLKFDEIIISPIHVGTGTVHCAHGELPVPAPATIKLLAGIPMYADYQIKGELCTPTGAALAKYFGTSFSIMPVMTPTMVSYGFGTKQFERPNCIRAFVEMINDSEDSIIELSCNLDDMTPEEIGFCIEQLLLSPALEVFTTPIMMKKQRPGTMLTVLCKIEDIEIIRNLIFKHTTSLGIRYYRCERYILNRSIGEIEWEGNTIAFKKSSGFGVIRNKYEYDSLAAIAKSNDMSLLDLKRQLGKKED; encoded by the coding sequence ATGAAACGATTATTTTTAGATTGCCAAATGGGCATTGCAGGAGATATGCTGACCGCTACATTACTAGGTTTAGTAGATAATCCTCAAACATGGATAAATCAACTTAATCAAATGGGAATACCTGATGTTACTTACTCACTAATATCTAAAGAAGATAAGGGAGTAGAAGGCTATCGCGTCGTGGTTACCATTAATGGTATAGAAGAATCTGAAAACCATAAAGGTAGTTCTAATGATCAGTATCATAGTAATCATCATAATGATTATTACCTTCATGGTACTCATTATAAAGACGACAAACATACTGAGAAACATACGCATAATGAACATGTTCTGCACCATGTACATAGTGAAAAGCATATTCATGGTAGAGGTCTACAGGAGGTAACAAATATAATTAATAGTTTATCTATTTCTGATGTTTGTAAACAAAATGCTATAAACGTATATCATTTAGTAGCTCAAGCGGAGGCCAAGGTTCATAAATCGACAGTGACACAAATTCATTTCCATGAGTTGGGCATGCTCGATGCTATTGCAGATATTGTGGCCGTTTGTGTACTCTTAGAGAAATTGAAGTTTGATGAGATTATTATATCGCCTATACATGTAGGCACTGGAACTGTTCATTGTGCTCATGGAGAACTACCTGTACCTGCACCAGCAACGATAAAGTTATTAGCTGGCATTCCAATGTACGCAGATTATCAGATTAAGGGTGAGTTATGCACGCCTACAGGCGCTGCATTAGCAAAGTATTTTGGTACATCATTTAGTATAATGCCTGTTATGACACCAACGATGGTTTCTTATGGATTTGGTACTAAACAATTTGAAAGACCTAATTGTATTCGCGCCTTTGTAGAAATGATAAATGATTCAGAAGATTCAATCATTGAACTGTCTTGTAATCTCGACGATATGACACCAGAAGAAATTGGTTTTTGTATAGAACAGTTACTACTTTCACCAGCACTAGAAGTGTTTACAACACCGATTATGATGAAAAAACAACGTCCAGGCACAATGCTAACTGTTCTATGTAAGATTGAAGATATTGAGATCATACGAAATTTAATTTTCAAGCATACTACTAGCCTTGGTATTCGATACTATCGATGTGAACGATATATTTTGAATAGGTCTATAGGAGAAATAGAATGGGAAGGTAATACGATTGCTTTCAAAAAAAGCAGTGGCTTTGGTGTAATAAGAAATAAATATGAATATGATTCATTAGCTGCTATTGCTAAGAGTAATGATATGAGTTTATTAGACCTTAAACGACAATTGGGTAAGAAGGAGGATTGA
- the larA gene encoding nickel-dependent lactate racemase, protein MKTFKVPYSKGFVDINISDQNIVGILESKAHSYKAELSQEALVEHALDNPIGSQRLEELVKGKSNMVIITSDHTRPVPSKITMPILLRRIREANPSIDITILLATGFHRPTTHEEMVDKFGPEIVANEKIVNHISGDASQMAKIGVLPSGGECIINKLAVETELLISEGFIEPHFFAGFSGGRKSVLPGIASEVTVMANHCAEFINSPYARTGIIENNPIHKDMVYAGRTAKLAFILNVVIDAEKHIINAFAGDMEDAHETGCAFVSELASVKAVPADIVITTNGGYPLDQNVYQAVKGMTAAEASCKKDGIIIMIAACNDGHGGESLYENLKNAKTPRELLDRIAKVPRNETIPDQWEMQILARILDQFTVIVVTDQCDPKMLTDMHLQHADTFDEALNKALTLKGKDASITVIPDGVSVVVKS, encoded by the coding sequence ATGAAAACATTTAAAGTACCCTATTCAAAAGGCTTTGTAGATATCAATATTTCTGATCAAAATATAGTAGGTATATTAGAATCTAAAGCACATTCTTATAAGGCTGAGCTATCACAAGAAGCATTAGTAGAACATGCGCTAGATAATCCTATTGGTAGCCAACGATTAGAAGAGTTGGTTAAGGGGAAATCCAACATGGTCATTATTACAAGTGACCATACGCGTCCAGTACCTAGTAAAATTACGATGCCAATTCTACTTCGTCGTATTCGTGAAGCCAATCCATCTATCGATATTACCATTTTATTGGCAACTGGTTTCCATCGTCCTACTACTCACGAAGAAATGGTAGATAAATTTGGCCCTGAAATTGTAGCGAATGAAAAGATTGTAAATCATATTTCTGGCGATGCTAGTCAAATGGCAAAAATTGGTGTATTGCCATCCGGTGGGGAGTGTATTATCAATAAACTAGCTGTAGAAACTGAGCTATTAATTTCTGAAGGTTTTATTGAGCCACATTTCTTTGCTGGTTTCTCTGGTGGTAGAAAAAGCGTATTACCAGGAATTGCTTCCGAAGTGACTGTAATGGCAAATCACTGTGCTGAATTTATTAACAGTCCTTATGCTCGTACAGGTATTATCGAAAATAATCCAATTCATAAGGATATGGTATATGCTGGTCGTACTGCGAAATTAGCATTTATTTTAAATGTAGTCATTGATGCAGAAAAACATATTATCAATGCCTTTGCTGGGGATATGGAAGACGCTCATGAAACTGGTTGTGCTTTTGTGTCTGAATTAGCAAGTGTAAAAGCTGTACCAGCAGATATCGTCATCACTACAAATGGTGGTTACCCATTAGATCAAAACGTATATCAAGCTGTAAAAGGTATGACCGCCGCTGAAGCATCTTGTAAAAAAGATGGTATTATTATCATGATTGCCGCATGTAATGATGGACATGGTGGGGAATCTCTATACGAAAATCTTAAAAATGCGAAAACACCTCGTGAATTACTAGATCGCATTGCTAAGGTTCCTCGTAATGAAACAATTCCAGACCAATGGGAAATGCAAATCTTGGCTCGTATTTTAGATCAATTTACAGTTATTGTTGTAACAGACCAATGTGATCCTAAGATGCTTACAGATATGCATTTGCAACATGCTGATACATTCGATGAAGCATTGAATAAAGCTTTGACATTAAAAGGTAAAGATGCAAGCATTACAGTCATTCCTGATGGTGTATCTGTTGTAGTAAAATCTTGA